From Gemmatimonadaceae bacterium, the proteins below share one genomic window:
- a CDS encoding FemAB family PEP-CTERM system-associated protein — MSTRVGPFPGDGAAWNAFAAAQEGFTAFHRAELIDVIESVFGHKCHRLAALDAEGRVSAVLPLVRVRSPIFGHFLISMPFVSYGGPLGSAEGIAALSAHARSLATETRVGLLELRSAVPLPLDWQVSHRKITVVLPLIAGDSTATFNTLKSKLRSQVRRPEKAGVTVRFGPDQVDAFYKVFARHMRDLGTPVMPREWFRALARAYGEDFWVGCAYLGEEPIACGAGFRWGGEFEITWASALRAHSAISPNMALYWGFIARAAEAGLERFNFGRCTPGSATHRFKAQWGAVDEPLYWYQGDDEVESATPTAGSGAFGLASRVWQRLPLAVASALGPRIVRYIP; from the coding sequence GTGAGCACTCGCGTCGGGCCCTTCCCAGGCGATGGCGCCGCGTGGAATGCGTTTGCCGCCGCCCAGGAAGGCTTTACCGCCTTCCATCGCGCGGAACTGATTGACGTCATCGAGTCGGTGTTCGGCCACAAGTGCCACCGGCTCGCCGCGCTCGATGCCGAGGGACGCGTCAGCGCCGTCCTACCGCTGGTGCGGGTGCGGAGCCCGATCTTCGGGCACTTCCTCATCTCGATGCCGTTCGTGAGCTACGGCGGGCCGCTCGGCAGTGCCGAGGGGATCGCGGCACTCAGTGCGCACGCCCGCTCTCTCGCAACCGAGACGCGCGTGGGGTTGCTGGAGCTACGCTCCGCGGTACCGCTGCCGCTCGACTGGCAGGTCTCGCACCGCAAGATCACCGTGGTGCTGCCGTTGATCGCGGGTGACTCGACCGCGACGTTCAACACGCTCAAGAGCAAGCTGCGCAGTCAGGTCCGGCGGCCAGAGAAGGCGGGGGTCACCGTGCGGTTCGGGCCGGACCAAGTTGACGCCTTCTACAAGGTGTTCGCGCGTCATATGCGCGACCTTGGCACGCCGGTAATGCCGCGCGAATGGTTCCGGGCGCTGGCGCGCGCGTATGGCGAGGACTTCTGGGTCGGTTGCGCCTATCTGGGAGAGGAACCGATTGCCTGCGGCGCCGGCTTTCGTTGGGGCGGGGAGTTCGAGATCACCTGGGCGTCCGCACTCCGCGCGCACAGCGCGATTTCGCCGAACATGGCACTGTACTGGGGCTTCATCGCGCGGGCGGCAGAGGCCGGACTGGAGCGTTTCAACTTCGGGCGTTGTACGCCCGGAAGCGCCACGCACCGGTTCAAGGCGCAGTGGGGCGCCGTGGACGAACCACTCTACTGGTATCAGGGCGACGACGAGGTCGAGTCGGCTACGCCGACGGCGGGCTCCGGTGCCTTCGGTCTCGCATCCAGAGTGTGGCAGCGCTTGCCGCTCGCGGTGGCCTCCGCGCTGGGCCCGCGGATCGTCCGCTACATCCCCTGA
- a CDS encoding amino acid adenylation domain-containing protein, with translation MAFLLWHGLRDSVRRHPDRVAVEWRTERLTYAELDARSDAVAARLRAAGIGPGHRVGLYALKTHRSLVAMLGISKSGAAYVPIDPHAPTARAAFILGDCAVSAVFASADRLEALHEHRETLPSLRLAVVMDEAEASRAAEWLDVTRLSALPDADGPQGVAATETDPAYLLYTSGSTGKPKGVIITHRNALTFIDWGVETFAVQPEDRLSSHAPLHFDLSVFDIYAALFAGACVVLVPDQVAPFPGHLAKWIREREISIWYSVPSALVRMLLHGDLAGRDYPALRTLLFAGEVFPQKYLREVMRALPKTAFFNLYGPTETNVCTWYALPRELDPESTAIPIGVACANTEVFAVGADGQVVADGEEGELLVRGGTVMAGYWGLPERTAQSLVKNQLQPAFDDRVYRTGDIVRRDADGNYWFVGRRDHMVKSRGYRIELGEVEAALHAHPAVREAVVIPVADDEVGARLRAVLAPNEQGAPSAEDLHAFCMRRLPPYMVPESFLLLPELPKTSTGKTDRQALHTTLTANAEHS, from the coding sequence GTGGCATTCCTTCTGTGGCACGGACTCCGCGACAGCGTTCGGCGCCACCCCGACCGCGTGGCGGTGGAGTGGCGCACGGAACGCCTGACATACGCGGAGCTCGACGCCCGGAGCGATGCCGTGGCCGCACGGCTGCGTGCGGCAGGCATCGGGCCCGGCCACCGCGTCGGGCTGTACGCGCTCAAGACGCATCGCAGCCTGGTCGCGATGCTGGGGATTTCCAAGAGTGGGGCGGCCTATGTCCCCATCGATCCGCACGCTCCCACGGCGCGCGCGGCCTTCATCCTTGGCGACTGCGCCGTCTCGGCCGTGTTCGCGAGCGCCGATCGGCTGGAGGCGCTGCACGAGCATCGTGAGACGCTGCCCTCGCTGCGGCTGGCCGTCGTGATGGATGAGGCCGAGGCGTCGCGCGCCGCCGAGTGGCTCGATGTGACGCGCCTCTCTGCGCTGCCCGACGCAGATGGACCACAGGGTGTGGCCGCCACGGAGACGGATCCGGCCTACCTCCTCTACACGTCGGGCTCCACCGGCAAGCCGAAGGGCGTGATCATCACGCATCGGAATGCATTGACATTCATTGACTGGGGTGTGGAGACGTTCGCGGTGCAGCCGGAAGACCGGCTCTCCAGCCACGCTCCGCTGCACTTCGACCTTTCGGTCTTCGACATCTACGCCGCACTCTTTGCCGGCGCCTGCGTGGTGTTGGTGCCCGATCAGGTGGCGCCGTTCCCCGGACATCTCGCCAAATGGATTCGCGAGCGCGAGATCAGCATTTGGTACTCGGTGCCCTCGGCGCTCGTGCGGATGCTGCTGCACGGCGACCTCGCGGGCCGTGACTATCCGGCGCTCCGCACGCTGCTCTTCGCGGGCGAGGTGTTCCCGCAGAAGTACCTGCGCGAGGTGATGCGGGCCCTCCCGAAGACCGCGTTCTTCAATCTCTACGGCCCCACCGAGACCAACGTCTGCACCTGGTATGCGCTGCCGCGCGAGCTGGACCCGGAGTCGACGGCGATCCCGATCGGTGTGGCCTGCGCCAACACCGAGGTCTTTGCGGTCGGCGCCGACGGCCAGGTCGTGGCCGACGGCGAGGAGGGCGAGTTGTTGGTGCGCGGCGGCACGGTGATGGCGGGCTACTGGGGCCTGCCCGAGCGCACCGCACAGTCGCTGGTGAAGAACCAGCTCCAGCCCGCCTTCGACGACCGTGTGTACCGCACGGGCGACATCGTACGGCGCGACGCCGACGGCAACTACTGGTTCGTCGGCCGCCGCGACCACATGGTGAAGTCGCGGGGCTATCGAATCGAACTCGGTGAGGTCGAGGCGGCGCTGCACGCGCATCCCGCCGTCCGCGAGGCCGTCGTGATCCCGGTGGCCGACGACGAAGTCGGCGCACGACTCCGCGCCGTTCTCGCCCCGAACGAACAAGGGGCGCCCTCGGCCGAAGACCTCCACGCATTCTGCATGCGTCGGTTGCCTCCGTACATGGTGCCGGAGAGCTTCCTCCTGTTGCCGGAACTTCCCAAGACCTCGACCGGCAAGACGGACCGCCAGGCGCTGCACACCACCCTTACCGCGAACGCGGAGCATTCATGA
- a CDS encoding SGNH/GDSL hydrolase family protein: protein MTEPTPSPNDSPATESVDQPPRLLVRLFGSLALLGVSGLLALGVAEVAVRLAAPQQLILIRPDVWEPVDTLGWVRRPNIETQMNTGERTVTVRTDSARFRVGATGRREAATQVLLLGDSFMEALQVEYEQSTAGLLEAGLEAASGRPVAVRNAGVSGWSPNQYRLLARRELAETSYALIVVAVFVGNDVIGEATERIPPRVPVERKHFRFPRSLAARELIDALAAPVNDVLEVRSHLFILAKNSLATMRMRLGLTADYFPRWYQKAEADSPAWGVTVAVLRALADEAQAKGTPTVFVLVPERLQVHSDEFLRYLKGFDIDPASVDLDQPSRVLREGLEAAGLRVVDALGPFRAAAAETRLHGVVDQHLSPEGHRVLTDVILPVAAPLLAR, encoded by the coding sequence ATGACCGAGCCCACTCCGTCGCCGAACGATTCGCCAGCCACCGAGTCCGTCGACCAGCCGCCGCGCCTACTGGTTCGACTGTTCGGATCGCTCGCGTTGCTGGGCGTGTCGGGATTGCTGGCGTTGGGCGTGGCGGAGGTGGCGGTGCGGCTGGCGGCACCGCAACAGCTGATTCTCATTCGTCCCGATGTATGGGAGCCGGTGGACACGCTTGGCTGGGTGCGGCGCCCGAACATCGAAACCCAGATGAACACCGGTGAACGCACGGTCACGGTGCGCACCGACAGCGCCCGCTTCCGCGTGGGCGCCACCGGCCGCCGTGAGGCGGCGACGCAGGTGCTGCTGCTCGGTGATTCGTTCATGGAGGCGTTGCAGGTGGAGTACGAGCAGTCCACGGCCGGCCTGTTGGAGGCCGGACTGGAAGCCGCATCCGGGCGTCCGGTGGCGGTGCGCAACGCCGGGGTCTCGGGCTGGAGCCCGAATCAGTACCGACTGCTGGCCCGCCGCGAACTTGCGGAGACGTCGTACGCACTGATCGTGGTCGCGGTGTTCGTGGGGAACGACGTGATCGGTGAAGCGACGGAGCGCATTCCCCCCCGGGTGCCGGTCGAGCGCAAGCACTTCCGGTTTCCCCGTAGCCTCGCAGCCCGCGAGTTGATCGACGCGCTCGCGGCGCCGGTCAACGACGTCCTCGAGGTGCGCTCGCACCTCTTCATCCTGGCGAAGAACTCGCTCGCCACGATGCGCATGCGACTTGGGCTGACCGCCGACTATTTCCCCCGCTGGTACCAGAAGGCCGAGGCCGACTCGCCGGCGTGGGGCGTCACCGTCGCTGTGCTCCGTGCACTCGCGGACGAGGCACAGGCGAAGGGGACGCCCACCGTGTTCGTCCTCGTGCCGGAGCGACTGCAGGTGCACAGCGACGAATTCCTGCGCTACCTCAAGGGGTTCGACATCGACCCGGCGTCGGTGGACCTCGATCAACCGAGCCGGGTCCTGCGCGAGGGACTCGAGGCGGCGGGACTACGCGTGGTGGACGCACTTGGTCCATTCCGTGCCGCGGCCGCCGAGACTCGCCTCCACGGCGTCGTCGACCAGCACCTGAGTCCGGAGGGACATCGGGTGCTGACTGACGTCATCCTTCCGGTGGCCGCTCCGCTGCTCGCGCGATGA
- a CDS encoding acyl-CoA dehydrogenase family protein has product MDLSRTQEQDQLCTDVIAFAKQSLNDDFVARERAGTFSRELWQECARFGIQGLPVPEEFGGAGLDVLTTMFAMESLGYACRDQGLLFSLHAHMWAIQSPILRFGTPEQKQRWMRPLVDGTLIGAHAMSEPESGTDAFALRTRAERRGDRYILNGSKTFVTNAPIGDLFLVFATVDPKKGMWGISGFLVERGTKGLSLGKPLDKAGLTTSPTGEVFLDDCEVPADCLLGRVGSGAQIFNHSMAWERSCILGSLVGAMQHELETCVEYAKTRQQFGKPIGNFQLIAGKLADMKLRLETSRALLYRAAWAHGTGEPSALDGALAKLHISEAAVQSSLDAIQIHGGYGYMREYEMERHLRDNLSARLYSGTSEIQRLIIARHLGLEPQT; this is encoded by the coding sequence ATGGACCTCAGTCGCACGCAGGAGCAGGACCAGCTCTGCACGGACGTCATCGCGTTTGCGAAGCAGTCCCTGAACGATGACTTCGTCGCGCGCGAACGCGCCGGCACCTTCTCGCGCGAGCTCTGGCAGGAGTGCGCCCGCTTCGGCATCCAGGGGCTCCCCGTCCCCGAGGAGTTTGGCGGCGCCGGCCTCGATGTCCTCACGACGATGTTCGCGATGGAGTCCCTCGGCTACGCATGCCGGGACCAGGGGCTGCTCTTCTCGCTGCACGCGCATATGTGGGCGATCCAGTCGCCGATCCTCCGCTTCGGCACGCCCGAGCAGAAGCAGCGGTGGATGCGTCCGCTTGTCGACGGCACGCTGATCGGCGCGCACGCGATGAGCGAGCCGGAGAGCGGCACGGATGCGTTCGCGCTGCGCACGCGCGCCGAACGGCGTGGCGACCGCTACATCCTCAACGGCTCGAAGACCTTTGTCACCAACGCCCCGATCGGCGACCTGTTTCTCGTGTTTGCCACGGTGGACCCCAAAAAGGGGATGTGGGGCATCTCCGGCTTCCTCGTCGAGCGAGGCACCAAGGGGCTCTCGCTCGGCAAGCCACTCGACAAGGCGGGCCTGACCACCTCGCCGACCGGCGAGGTCTTCCTCGACGACTGCGAGGTACCTGCCGACTGCCTGCTTGGGCGCGTCGGGAGTGGGGCCCAGATCTTCAACCACTCGATGGCCTGGGAGCGCAGCTGCATCCTCGGCAGCCTGGTCGGTGCGATGCAGCACGAGCTGGAGACCTGCGTCGAATACGCCAAGACTCGCCAACAGTTCGGCAAGCCGATCGGCAACTTCCAACTCATCGCCGGCAAGCTCGCTGACATGAAGCTGCGCCTCGAGACGTCGCGGGCACTCTTGTATCGAGCCGCCTGGGCCCACGGGACCGGCGAGCCGAGCGCCCTCGACGGTGCCCTGGCCAAGCTGCACATCAGCGAGGCCGCCGTGCAGTCGTCGCTGGATGCCATCCAGATCCACGGCGGCTACGGCTACATGCGCGAATACGAGATGGAACGACACTTGCGGGACAACCTCTCCGCGCGCCTCTACTCCGGCACCTCGGAGATCCAACGGCTGATCATCGCGCGCCACCTGGGCCTCGAACCCCAGACCTGA
- a CDS encoding acyltransferase, whose translation MDWRTAVLRAWDQPGHAVTVALALARGMYYRVKFRLLRRRVIIGRHFRVVGPLDIRGPGTVIFGDYCSVLSTRLHPTTPYTHSKDAVIRFGDRVLLTRTRLGCDSRIEVGDHAGLAECWIIDSDFHSLANTDGPRYNSKGRSKAITIGRNAWVGQGAMVLKGVRIGDNAVVGAGSVVAANVDANAVVFGNPARVIWRLRSKPAQPKAD comes from the coding sequence ATGGACTGGCGCACCGCAGTCTTGCGCGCGTGGGACCAACCCGGGCATGCAGTCACCGTAGCGCTCGCCTTGGCGCGCGGGATGTACTACCGCGTGAAATTCCGGCTGTTGCGTCGCCGCGTGATCATCGGGCGGCATTTCCGGGTGGTCGGACCACTCGACATCCGAGGGCCGGGGACGGTCATCTTCGGCGACTACTGTTCCGTCCTCTCGACGCGGCTGCATCCGACCACTCCCTACACCCACTCCAAGGACGCGGTCATTCGCTTCGGCGATCGCGTCCTCCTCACCCGGACGCGGCTTGGTTGCGACTCCCGCATCGAGGTCGGCGACCACGCCGGACTCGCCGAGTGCTGGATCATCGACTCGGACTTCCACTCGCTCGCCAACACGGATGGGCCACGCTACAACTCGAAGGGCCGCTCGAAGGCGATCACCATCGGCCGCAACGCCTGGGTTGGTCAGGGAGCGATGGTGTTGAAGGGCGTCCGCATCGGCGACAACGCCGTGGTCGGTGCCGGCAGCGTCGTGGCGGCGAACGTTGACGCGAACGCCGTCGTGTTCGGCAATCCCGCTCGCGTGATCTGGCGGCTTCGCAGCAAGCCCGCGCAGCCGAAGGCGGACTGA
- a CDS encoding glycosyltransferase codes for MTRPPRVVHVIAPSPAGGAESVVMALAAADAANTCVVIINQVAPPGAPPHVMATRLRAQGVTVEEVRCGRRQYRAEGRAVAALVRSLGADVVHTHGYHGTVVAYLAAKQHRVPLVATVHGYLGRNWKERIYDAVDRWVLRRFDGVIAVSDVIERQLLASGVSRDRLHQVQNGFGPQATLTRTEARRALGLDETAKAVGWIGRLSPEKGPDLLIGALRALRDDETAIIVGEGPERPRVESLLAAWPAADAARVRLVGFRDDAAALLPAFDALVLSSRIEGTPMVLLEAVAARVPVVAFAVGGVPGLLPTDAALLVPPLDVAALGAAVRQTLDNPVAASRRATRAAEHLESQLSLDRWLERVRAVYAAAARPRQGM; via the coding sequence GTGACACGACCGCCGCGCGTCGTCCACGTCATCGCGCCCTCGCCGGCGGGCGGTGCGGAGTCGGTGGTGATGGCGCTCGCGGCAGCTGACGCGGCCAACACCTGCGTGGTGATCATCAATCAGGTCGCGCCGCCCGGAGCGCCGCCGCACGTTATGGCCACCAGGTTGCGCGCGCAGGGCGTCACGGTGGAGGAAGTGCGTTGCGGCCGGCGGCAGTATCGGGCGGAGGGGCGCGCCGTCGCCGCATTGGTGCGGTCGCTGGGCGCGGACGTCGTGCACACGCACGGCTACCACGGGACCGTCGTCGCGTACTTGGCTGCGAAGCAGCATCGGGTTCCGCTGGTGGCCACGGTCCACGGCTACCTCGGGCGAAACTGGAAGGAGCGCATCTACGACGCCGTGGACCGCTGGGTGCTCCGGCGCTTTGACGGCGTGATCGCCGTCTCCGACGTGATTGAGCGACAGCTGCTGGCAAGCGGCGTGTCCCGTGATCGCCTGCATCAGGTGCAGAACGGGTTCGGTCCGCAGGCCACCCTCACGCGGACGGAGGCACGGCGCGCCCTTGGGCTCGACGAAACGGCGAAAGCCGTGGGGTGGATTGGCCGGCTTAGCCCGGAGAAAGGGCCCGACTTGTTGATCGGGGCGCTGCGTGCGCTCCGCGACGACGAGACCGCCATCATCGTGGGAGAAGGTCCTGAGCGCCCGCGCGTTGAAAGCTTGCTCGCAGCATGGCCGGCGGCTGACGCAGCACGCGTGCGCCTCGTCGGGTTTCGTGACGACGCTGCCGCGCTGCTGCCGGCGTTCGACGCGCTCGTACTGTCCTCTCGCATCGAGGGGACGCCGATGGTGTTGCTCGAGGCCGTGGCCGCCCGCGTCCCGGTCGTGGCGTTTGCGGTGGGAGGGGTTCCCGGACTGCTGCCAACCGACGCCGCCCTGCTGGTGCCGCCTCTCGACGTCGCGGCGCTAGGCGCCGCCGTGCGTCAGACGCTCGACAACCCTGTTGCAGCCTCGCGGCGCGCGACACGCGCGGCCGAGCACCTGGAATCGCAGCTTAGCCTGGACCGCTGGCTGGAGCGCGTGCGAGCTGTCTACGCCGCCGCGGCGCGTCCGCGTCAGGGGATGTAG
- a CDS encoding Ig-like domain-containing protein, translated as MTRHFRLVFSLLLGPLAAACEAGSEPDAQVATVVVEPGSATLSVAGGVGETLPLAATALDADGGVLTGRAFAWSSGNTSAATVSSAGLVTAVAAGSATISASSEGQMGSSIITVEEAPAADWLFAEDFEDDNWAARGWYDNGAFTTSTTVSHNGSRSLMAQMNAGATNAPWGAGRVLFTPTTTLYISFWVRYSDNWVGSGGTSHPHEILILTTENGAFNGPARTRLTVYVEHNYQNGGFPTLAWQDGENIDEGQIGVDLTGTTQVRAVAGCNGNPDGVAASCYTVGPQHWNWKQLRTAAPRFMPSAGAGYKGDWHHVEAYYALNTLVGGIPQNDGIARYWFDGELALERTDLQFRTGQHPNMRFNQFMISPYIGPGSPVTQTIWYDELRLGTARP; from the coding sequence ATGACCCGACATTTTCGCCTGGTATTTTCACTGCTGCTCGGTCCACTCGCCGCCGCGTGCGAGGCGGGGTCCGAGCCGGATGCGCAGGTGGCAACGGTGGTGGTGGAGCCGGGAAGTGCCACACTCAGCGTGGCTGGCGGCGTCGGCGAGACGCTGCCGCTCGCTGCCACCGCCCTTGATGCGGACGGTGGCGTCCTCACGGGGCGCGCCTTCGCCTGGAGCAGCGGCAACACCTCTGCTGCCACGGTGTCCTCCGCCGGCCTGGTCACGGCCGTGGCCGCGGGTTCGGCGACCATCAGTGCCTCGTCCGAGGGCCAGATGGGATCGTCGATCATCACCGTCGAGGAAGCGCCTGCCGCCGACTGGCTGTTTGCCGAGGACTTCGAGGACGACAACTGGGCCGCGCGTGGCTGGTACGACAACGGGGCCTTCACCACGAGCACCACGGTGTCGCACAACGGCTCGCGATCGCTCATGGCACAGATGAACGCCGGTGCGACAAACGCGCCCTGGGGCGCCGGGCGCGTCCTATTCACGCCGACCACGACGCTCTACATCAGCTTCTGGGTCCGCTACAGCGACAACTGGGTCGGGTCCGGGGGGACGTCCCATCCACACGAGATCCTCATCCTCACGACGGAGAATGGCGCATTCAATGGGCCGGCGCGCACACGGCTCACCGTGTACGTGGAACACAACTACCAGAACGGCGGCTTCCCGACCCTGGCTTGGCAAGACGGCGAGAACATCGATGAAGGCCAGATTGGCGTGGACCTCACTGGGACGACACAGGTGCGTGCAGTCGCCGGCTGCAACGGAAACCCTGACGGCGTGGCAGCCTCCTGCTACACGGTCGGCCCGCAGCATTGGAACTGGAAGCAGCTGCGCACCGCGGCACCACGGTTCATGCCTTCGGCCGGCGCCGGCTACAAGGGCGACTGGCACCACGTCGAGGCATACTACGCCTTGAACACCCTTGTCGGTGGCATCCCGCAGAACGACGGCATCGCGCGCTACTGGTTTGACGGAGAGCTCGCGCTCGAGCGCACCGATCTCCAGTTCCGTACGGGACAGCATCCCAACATGCGGTTCAACCAGTTCATGATCTCGCCGTACATCGGGCCGGGATCACCCGTGACGCAGACCATCTGGTACGACGAGCTCCGGCTCGGCACTGCGCGTCCTTGA
- a CDS encoding acyl carrier protein, whose translation MTIKQELVTFIETHLVGDDLGAPLTDDTDLIESGIVDSMGLMRIVTFLEDRAGVRVPDDEVAPDNFATITAITELTERLRARKG comes from the coding sequence ATGACGATCAAGCAGGAACTCGTGACCTTCATCGAGACGCACCTGGTCGGCGACGACCTCGGCGCGCCACTCACTGACGATACGGACCTCATCGAGTCGGGCATCGTGGACTCCATGGGTCTCATGCGCATCGTGACCTTTCTCGAGGACCGCGCCGGTGTGCGCGTCCCCGACGATGAGGTAGCGCCCGACAACTTCGCGACGATCACCGCCATCACGGAGTTGACCGAGCGGCTGCGCGCCCGCAAGGGGTGA
- a CDS encoding glycosyltransferase family 4 protein has protein sequence MAPAQRPPEVLFLAPVEPWCRENGSSVVIADQLEGLLARGTVRLLPIFLRRPPEGLVPVPPEGLDGVQLGLEGVPRWLSVAKALLFRTTPLRVRFDNAAAVASVDAAVRERNFHPTVVHVEHLPLVDIALALGRRYGAPVVYRSHNIEAVLLGRRAGLPGPLGAMLRRTADRSEADAMRACAMTLCISDVDLAWARKHAPDARSELMPCSLLMSRYDRVSGGAVAAKQLAFVGGLDWAPNEVGLRWFVDEVWPRLRAVVPDATLAVLARGAAQREWLQGKPGIELLPPEAQALDLFASSRLSIAPLLQGGGVRIKIPESLAVGCPVVATSIGAEGHDLPGILRADEPRRFAEACASILTAAPDPLARRELRDAVEARHGATVHADRLQDIWNSVAPQ, from the coding sequence ATGGCTCCTGCCCAACGCCCGCCGGAAGTGCTCTTTCTCGCGCCAGTCGAACCGTGGTGCCGCGAGAACGGCAGCAGCGTCGTGATCGCCGATCAGCTGGAGGGCCTGCTTGCACGCGGCACGGTGCGTCTGCTGCCCATCTTCCTGCGTCGGCCGCCCGAGGGGCTCGTGCCGGTGCCGCCCGAGGGCCTCGACGGCGTCCAGCTTGGCCTCGAAGGCGTGCCGCGTTGGCTCTCGGTCGCCAAGGCGCTGCTTTTTCGCACGACACCGCTGCGCGTACGCTTTGACAACGCGGCCGCCGTGGCGAGCGTGGACGCCGCCGTGCGCGAGCGCAACTTCCATCCGACGGTCGTGCACGTCGAGCACCTGCCGCTCGTGGATATCGCCCTGGCGCTGGGTCGTCGATACGGTGCACCGGTCGTCTATCGCTCGCACAACATCGAGGCGGTGCTGCTCGGGCGTCGCGCGGGACTCCCCGGTCCGCTCGGCGCGATGCTGCGCCGCACCGCGGACCGCTCGGAAGCGGACGCGATGCGCGCCTGCGCGATGACGCTCTGCATCTCCGACGTGGACTTGGCCTGGGCGCGCAAGCACGCACCGGATGCGCGTAGCGAGCTGATGCCCTGTTCGCTGCTGATGAGCCGGTATGACCGCGTGTCGGGTGGTGCCGTCGCCGCCAAGCAGCTGGCGTTCGTGGGCGGGCTGGACTGGGCGCCCAACGAAGTCGGACTGCGCTGGTTCGTGGACGAGGTCTGGCCACGCCTGCGCGCGGTCGTACCGGACGCGACCCTGGCCGTGCTGGCGCGCGGGGCGGCGCAGCGCGAGTGGCTGCAGGGCAAGCCGGGCATCGAGCTCCTGCCGCCGGAAGCACAGGCCCTGGACCTCTTTGCATCGAGCCGGTTGTCCATCGCGCCGCTGCTGCAGGGCGGGGGCGTACGGATCAAGATTCCCGAGAGCCTTGCCGTTGGATGTCCCGTCGTGGCGACAAGCATCGGCGCGGAGGGCCACGATCTGCCGGGCATCCTGCGGGCCGACGAACCACGTCGTTTCGCCGAGGCCTGCGCATCGATCCTGACTGCGGCGCCGGATCCCCTCGCGCGCCGCGAGCTGCGTGACGCGGTCGAGGCACGGCACGGCGCGACGGTGCACGCCGACCGTCTGCAGGACATCTGGAACTCCGTCGCTCCGCAGTGA